In Blautia wexlerae DSM 19850, a single window of DNA contains:
- a CDS encoding QueT transporter family protein, translating to MKNKGTQFLAEAAVIGAIYVVLTLLFAPLSYGEIQIRFSEALTILPFFTPAAIPGLFVGCIIANLFGGAIPVDIIFGSIATLIGAVFTYRLRSCNRFLAPIPPIVSNAVIVPFVLHFGYGVNLPIPLMMLTVGIGEVVSCGVVGLILQTALLKYKNVIFRSQRTV from the coding sequence ATGAAAAACAAAGGTACTCAGTTTCTGGCAGAAGCAGCAGTGATCGGAGCTATTTATGTGGTTCTGACTCTTTTATTCGCACCACTCAGCTATGGCGAAATTCAGATTCGCTTTTCGGAAGCACTGACCATCCTGCCATTCTTTACACCGGCTGCGATTCCGGGGTTATTTGTGGGATGTATCATTGCCAATCTCTTTGGCGGTGCCATTCCTGTAGACATTATTTTCGGAAGCATCGCAACACTGATCGGAGCAGTATTTACTTACAGACTCCGCAGCTGCAACCGTTTTCTTGCGCCGATCCCGCCGATTGTTTCCAATGCAGTCATCGTGCCATTCGTACTTCACTTCGGATACGGAGTAAATCTTCCGATTCCGCTTATGATGCTTACCGTAGGTATCGGAGAAGTAGTTTCCTGTGGTGTAGTAGGACTGATTCTTCAGACAGCCCTTCTGAAATACAAAAATGTGATCTTCAGATCACAGAGAACTGTATAA
- a CDS encoding stage V sporulation protein AA gives MSDTLYLQLDQNIQINHPHIYLQDIAKLSCSNSKILNRLRVMPVINLDPDKPGRYVMSVMDLISEIKKKEPDLEINNIGEADFIITFKNKPGSGLVWQWCKIIFVGLAAFFGAGFSIMTFNNDVDVGGLFSQIYTQVTGQTSGHFTVLEITYSIGIGLGVLFFFNHFGHMKITDDPTPMQIQMRLYEENVNKTLIKDIDRTSEK, from the coding sequence ATGAGTGATACTCTCTATTTACAGTTAGATCAGAATATCCAGATAAACCATCCACACATTTATCTTCAGGACATTGCAAAACTTTCCTGCAGCAACAGTAAAATTCTGAATCGGCTCCGGGTGATGCCGGTTATAAATCTTGACCCGGATAAACCAGGACGTTATGTAATGTCTGTTATGGATCTGATCTCCGAAATCAAAAAAAAAGAACCGGACCTTGAAATCAATAATATTGGAGAAGCCGACTTTATCATCACTTTTAAAAACAAACCCGGTTCCGGACTTGTCTGGCAGTGGTGCAAGATTATTTTCGTCGGTCTTGCCGCCTTTTTCGGTGCAGGTTTCTCTATCATGACATTTAATAACGATGTAGATGTCGGTGGTCTCTTCTCGCAGATCTATACCCAGGTCACAGGACAGACTTCCGGTCATTTTACTGTTCTTGAAATCACTTATTCCATAGGAATCGGACTTGGGGTACTTTTCTTCTTCAATCATTTCGGTCATATGAAAATAACAGATGATCCAACACCTATGCAGATACAGATGCGTCTGTACGAGGAAAATGTTAATAAAACTCTTATCAAAGACATTGACCGTACTTCCGAAAAGTGA
- a CDS encoding SpoVA/SpoVAEb family sporulation membrane protein encodes MSDNNLSQKKQKQYEEYVKAVTPVHSLPLNMCKAFFTGGVICVVGQVILNYADNLGLDKDTAGSWCSLILILFSVILTGCNLYSKIGRFGGAGSLVPITGFANSVASSAIEYKAEGQVFGIGCKIFTIAGPVILYGILSSWILGVIYYLFTMIP; translated from the coding sequence ATGTCAGACAATAATCTCAGTCAGAAAAAACAGAAACAATATGAAGAATACGTAAAAGCAGTCACTCCTGTCCACAGCCTGCCACTGAATATGTGCAAAGCATTTTTCACAGGCGGAGTCATCTGTGTTGTTGGACAGGTCATCTTAAATTACGCAGATAACCTTGGGCTGGACAAAGATACCGCCGGCTCCTGGTGTTCCCTTATCCTGATCCTTTTCAGTGTGATCCTCACAGGATGTAATCTTTATTCCAAAATCGGCAGATTCGGCGGTGCCGGAAGCCTTGTCCCGATCACCGGTTTTGCCAATTCCGTAGCTTCCTCTGCGATCGAATATAAGGCAGAAGGACAGGTATTCGGCATCGGATGCAAAATATTTACGATCGCAGGACCCGTAATTCTTTATGGAATCCTGAGTTCATGGATTCTCGGTGTGATTTATTATCTTTTTACAATGATCCCGTAA
- a CDS encoding stage V sporulation protein AB, which translates to MLEQIFLGFTGLCSGFIIAGGLTGLMIGLSIIPRYAGITHTADHILLYEDITFWGTELGNLFFLFHWNIRFGTPFLILYGLFSGIFLGGWIMALAEMADIFPIFARRSRFQRGLSFTILCIAAGKTVGALIYYYNGWLP; encoded by the coding sequence ATGTTAGAGCAGATTTTTCTCGGATTTACAGGACTATGTTCCGGTTTTATTATTGCCGGAGGACTAACCGGTCTTATGATCGGCCTTTCTATTATTCCCAGATATGCAGGAATTACCCACACAGCAGATCATATATTGCTGTACGAAGACATCACATTCTGGGGAACCGAACTTGGAAACCTGTTCTTTCTTTTTCACTGGAATATCCGGTTCGGCACCCCGTTTCTGATTCTGTACGGGCTCTTTTCAGGGATTTTCCTTGGTGGATGGATCATGGCCCTGGCAGAGATGGCAGATATTTTCCCTATCTTTGCCAGAAGAAGCAGATTCCAGAGAGGTCTTTCTTTTACAATCCTGTGCATAGCCGCCGGCAAAACTGTCGGGGCACTGATTTACTATTATAACGGATGGCTGCCATAA
- a CDS encoding SpoVA/SpoVAEb family sporulation membrane protein has product MDYFNAFWTGGLICALVQILLDRTKLMPGRIMVLLVCTGSVLSAVGIYQPFAEFAGAGASVPLLGFGNILWKGMKESIDKNGLIGLFMGGFTACAVGVSAALIFSYFASLIFKPKMKG; this is encoded by the coding sequence ATGGACTATTTTAATGCATTCTGGACAGGCGGACTGATCTGTGCCCTGGTACAGATTCTTCTGGACAGGACAAAGCTTATGCCCGGACGGATCATGGTACTTCTGGTATGTACAGGCTCTGTTTTAAGCGCTGTCGGAATCTATCAGCCATTTGCAGAATTTGCCGGAGCAGGCGCTTCTGTTCCCCTGCTTGGTTTTGGCAATATCCTGTGGAAAGGAATGAAAGAATCCATTGACAAAAACGGACTGATCGGACTCTTTATGGGAGGCTTTACCGCCTGCGCGGTGGGAGTCTCCGCAGCTTTGATCTTCTCTTATTTTGCAAGCCTGATCTTCAAGCCCAAAATGAAAGGATAA
- a CDS encoding stage V sporulation protein AD has protein sequence MNRQMTCGTSSISFQNPVFIQSCASVVSRKEGEGPLGAYFDTICEDPMFGTDTWEAAESTLQKQAALLAIKKNGLTCSDIQLLFAGDLLAQTSASSFGTADLKIPFYGLFGACSTMGESLSLGSMCIDGGYGKYILCATSSHFASAEKEFRFPLGYGNQRPLSATWTVTGAGACILGYEPPPRPDNKTLNTLRNRNICAVITGITTGRLIDFGFRDSLNMGACMAPAACDTIARNLQDFHRKPSDYDAIFTGDLGMVGQTILFDLLTEKGFDISSVHQDCGMLIYDPQTQDTHSGGSGCGCAASVLAGYILPGIIQKKWKRILFVPTGALLSKVSFNEGDPIPGIAHAVVIEQYRVPDMM, from the coding sequence ATGAACAGACAAATGACCTGCGGTACATCCAGCATTTCATTTCAGAATCCTGTCTTTATCCAGAGCTGTGCTTCTGTTGTCAGCCGGAAAGAAGGAGAAGGGCCATTGGGCGCATACTTTGATACCATATGTGAAGATCCCATGTTTGGAACAGATACCTGGGAAGCTGCAGAAAGCACTCTGCAAAAACAGGCCGCTCTGCTGGCAATCAAAAAAAACGGCCTCACCTGTTCCGATATACAGCTTCTTTTTGCAGGCGACCTGCTGGCTCAGACATCAGCCTCTTCTTTCGGAACCGCTGATCTGAAAATTCCTTTTTACGGTCTTTTCGGAGCATGCTCCACTATGGGAGAGTCTCTTTCCCTTGGTTCAATGTGTATCGACGGCGGGTACGGAAAATATATCCTCTGCGCAACTTCCAGCCACTTTGCCAGCGCAGAAAAAGAATTTCGTTTTCCCCTGGGATATGGAAATCAAAGGCCCTTATCTGCTACCTGGACAGTCACCGGTGCCGGAGCCTGTATACTTGGATATGAACCGCCACCACGCCCGGACAACAAAACACTAAACACACTCCGTAACCGCAATATCTGTGCAGTTATAACAGGAATCACCACCGGAAGACTGATTGACTTTGGATTTAGGGATTCCCTCAATATGGGAGCTTGCATGGCTCCTGCTGCCTGCGACACCATAGCCCGAAATCTTCAGGATTTTCACCGAAAACCATCCGATTATGATGCCATCTTCACCGGTGACCTGGGCATGGTAGGACAGACAATCCTGTTCGACCTTCTCACAGAAAAAGGATTTGATATCTCATCTGTCCATCAGGACTGCGGTATGCTGATCTATGATCCTCAGACTCAGGATACACATTCCGGCGGCAGTGGATGTGGATGTGCCGCCTCTGTTCTGGCAGGCTATATTCTTCCGGGTATTATACAAAAAAAATGGAAAAGGATTCTCTTTGTTCCCACAGGTGCCCTTCTGTCAAAGGTAAGCTTCAACGAGGGGGATCCAATTCCCGGTATCGCACACGCTGTTGTAATAGAACAGTACAGGGTTCCGGATATGATGTAG
- the murB gene encoding UDP-N-acetylmuramate dehydrogenase, with the protein MKSVNQNIIEKFNDLLGEEKVKVDEPMKRHTTFRIGGPADYFLLPSSEEELSGILKICKNEELPYFILGNGSNLLVSDEGYRGVIIQLYRNYGDITVKGNEIHATAGALLSQIAVAAKNASLTGFEFAGGIPGTLGGAVVMNAGAYGGEMKDVLKEVTVMTAAGEILVLPAEKLEMGYRTSLVKTKGYLVLSAVIVLEQGNQEAIKARMKELTEQRVSKQPLEFPSAGSTFKRPEGYFAGKLIMDAGLRGYQTGGAQVSEKHCGFVINKDNATAADVCRLLRDVQDKVKEQFGVTLEPEVKFLGKF; encoded by the coding sequence ATGAAATCTGTGAATCAGAATATAATAGAGAAATTTAATGATCTGCTGGGAGAAGAGAAAGTAAAAGTGGATGAACCCATGAAACGTCATACCACATTTCGGATTGGCGGTCCGGCAGATTACTTTTTGCTTCCGTCTTCTGAGGAAGAACTGAGCGGGATTCTGAAGATATGCAAAAATGAAGAACTGCCATATTTCATTCTTGGAAATGGAAGTAATCTTCTGGTAAGCGATGAAGGATACAGGGGTGTCATTATTCAGCTTTACAGAAATTATGGTGATATTACAGTAAAAGGAAATGAAATCCATGCAACAGCAGGAGCTCTGCTGTCACAGATCGCGGTGGCAGCCAAAAATGCGTCGCTGACAGGATTTGAGTTCGCCGGAGGAATTCCCGGCACATTAGGCGGTGCAGTTGTCATGAATGCAGGTGCCTATGGCGGTGAAATGAAAGATGTGCTGAAAGAAGTAACTGTTATGACAGCTGCAGGAGAAATTCTCGTACTTCCGGCAGAGAAGCTGGAAATGGGATATCGCACAAGTCTTGTGAAAACAAAAGGATATCTGGTGTTGAGCGCAGTGATCGTTCTTGAACAGGGGAATCAGGAAGCCATAAAAGCAAGAATGAAAGAACTGACAGAACAGAGAGTAAGCAAACAGCCTCTTGAATTTCCAAGTGCGGGAAGCACATTCAAACGTCCTGAAGGGTATTTTGCCGGAAAGCTGATCATGGATGCAGGGCTGAGAGGATATCAGACAGGCGGTGCACAGGTTTCCGAGAAGCACTGTGGGTTTGTGATCAATAAAGATAATGCAACTGCAGCAGATGTGTGCAGACTGCTCAGAGATGTACAGGATAAAGTAAAAGAACAGTTTGGCGTAACTCTTGAACCGGAAGTGAAATTCCTTGGGAAGTTTTGA